A window of the Bacillus sp. A301a_S52 genome harbors these coding sequences:
- a CDS encoding aminopeptidase P family protein: MDRLNGLRQQFKEHGIDGMLITNPYNRRYLTGFTGTAGVVIVSDEKAKLITDFRYIEQAQEETVGFEIIQHNRTLHEEVANQVKEMGITRLGFEKNVLTYSHYDTYKAMINGELIPVSELVENLRLIKSDEEVTIIQEAVDIADAAFSHIQSYLRAGVKEIDISNELEFFMRKNGATSSSFDIIVASGYRSALPHGVASDKVIEKGELVTLDFGAYYKGYCSDITRTVAIGEPSSELKEIYDTVLQAQLIGVNHIKPGLTGKEADALTRNYINEKGYGQYFGHSTGHGLGMEVHEGPGLSHRSDKHLKTGMIVTVEPGIYMAGIGGTRIEDDILITDNGNNILSKSSKELLILGE, from the coding sequence TTGGACCGTTTAAACGGGCTACGTCAACAATTTAAAGAGCACGGCATCGACGGTATGCTCATAACTAATCCTTATAATCGTCGTTATTTAACGGGATTTACGGGAACAGCTGGAGTAGTTATTGTGTCAGATGAAAAAGCCAAACTTATTACAGACTTCCGTTATATTGAACAGGCGCAAGAAGAGACGGTGGGGTTTGAAATTATTCAACATAACAGAACACTTCATGAGGAAGTCGCTAATCAAGTTAAGGAGATGGGGATTACGCGACTGGGCTTCGAGAAGAACGTACTGACCTACAGTCATTATGATACATATAAAGCAATGATAAATGGCGAACTAATTCCTGTCAGTGAGCTAGTAGAGAATTTGCGCTTAATTAAGTCGGATGAAGAGGTTACTATCATTCAAGAGGCCGTTGATATTGCTGATGCAGCTTTTTCTCACATTCAGTCTTATTTGCGTGCTGGTGTTAAAGAAATTGATATATCTAATGAACTGGAATTTTTCATGAGAAAAAATGGTGCCACTTCTTCATCATTTGATATTATTGTCGCCTCTGGATACCGATCAGCATTACCCCACGGTGTGGCCAGTGACAAAGTGATTGAAAAAGGAGAGCTTGTCACGTTAGACTTTGGAGCGTATTATAAAGGATATTGCTCCGATATTACAAGAACCGTGGCCATTGGCGAACCATCATCCGAATTAAAAGAAATTTATGACACAGTTTTACAAGCCCAATTAATAGGGGTAAACCATATAAAACCAGGTCTTACAGGAAAAGAAGCTGATGCTCTAACGCGTAATTACATTAATGAGAAAGGTTATGGTCAATATTTTGGCCATAGTACTGGCCATGGATTAGGGATGGAAGTACATGAAGGACCCGGACTTTCGCATCGTTCAGATAAGCACCTAAAAACAGGTATGATTGTAACTGTTGAACCTGGAATATACATGGCAGGAATAGGTGGAACGAGGATTGAAGACGATATATTAATCACTGATAACGGTAATAATATTCTATCCAAGTCATCTAAAGAGTTACTTATTCTTGGAGAATAA
- the efp gene encoding elongation factor P, whose product MISVNELKTGLTIEVDGDIWQVMEFQHVKPGKGAAFVRTKLRSMRNGSIQEKTFRAGEKVAKAHLENSKMQYLYSSGDTHSFMNTSTYEQIELSTAQLENQLKYLKENMEVHILQFQNEILGVEVPNTVELTVAETEPGIKGDTASGGTKPATLETGLTVQVPFFVNEGDLLVIDTRDGKYVSRA is encoded by the coding sequence ATGATTTCTGTAAATGAGTTAAAAACAGGTTTAACAATCGAAGTAGACGGGGATATTTGGCAAGTTATGGAGTTCCAACATGTAAAACCAGGTAAGGGAGCTGCTTTTGTTCGTACAAAATTGCGAAGTATGAGAAACGGTAGTATTCAAGAAAAAACATTCCGTGCAGGAGAAAAGGTAGCAAAAGCACACTTAGAAAATAGTAAGATGCAATATTTATATTCAAGTGGGGACACACATTCCTTTATGAATACATCAACATATGAACAAATTGAATTATCTACCGCTCAACTTGAAAACCAACTTAAATATTTGAAAGAAAATATGGAAGTGCACATTTTGCAGTTTCAAAATGAAATCCTTGGTGTAGAAGTCCCTAACACGGTTGAATTAACTGTAGCTGAGACAGAACCTGGCATTAAAGGGGATACGGCTTCAGGTGGAACGAAGCCAGCGACCCTTGAAACAGGTTTAACTGTCCAAGTTCCTTTTTTTGTTAATGAAGGCGATTTGTTAGTTATTGATACGAGAGACGGCAAATATGTGTCACGAGCCTAA
- the spoIIIAA gene encoding stage III sporulation protein AA, translating into MEEVMRIVPKVVKDFLKAYTDEDWQTIEEIRLRTGKNIEVVRTNGLPVPKSTPLFTEQDATMMLSLLSQHSLYRLEEELRRGYITISGGHRVGIAGRVVVETGKVKGLREIGSFNIRIAKQKVGVSEPYINAIYKRDKWLNTLIIGPPKTGKTTLLRDLARQISQGIESKGIKPRNVAIIDERSEIAGCIRGVPQHHFGSKIDVLDACPKAEGMMMMIRSMSPDVLIVDEIGREEDVSAVMEAVYAGVTVISTVHGDSVRDVLRRPTIKKLITHEAFHSAIELTHVGKRGTSISLARSAFKNNVVIRT; encoded by the coding sequence ATGGAAGAAGTGATGCGCATTGTTCCGAAAGTTGTGAAAGATTTCTTAAAAGCATATACGGATGAAGATTGGCAGACGATAGAGGAAATACGATTGAGAACCGGCAAAAACATTGAGGTGGTAAGAACCAATGGTTTGCCAGTACCTAAATCTACTCCTTTGTTTACAGAGCAAGACGCAACAATGATGCTCTCCCTTTTAAGTCAACATTCTCTTTATCGCCTAGAAGAAGAATTGAGGCGAGGCTATATAACTATTTCAGGGGGACACAGAGTAGGGATTGCTGGAAGAGTCGTCGTTGAAACGGGTAAAGTGAAAGGTCTTAGAGAAATTGGGTCGTTTAATATTCGTATCGCTAAACAAAAAGTAGGCGTTAGTGAACCATATATTAATGCCATTTATAAACGAGATAAATGGTTGAACACATTAATAATTGGACCTCCAAAAACAGGAAAAACCACCCTGTTAAGAGATCTAGCAAGGCAAATAAGTCAAGGTATAGAAAGCAAGGGTATTAAACCTAGAAATGTAGCTATCATTGATGAGCGGTCTGAAATTGCCGGATGTATCCGTGGTGTTCCACAGCATCACTTTGGTTCTAAAATAGATGTGCTCGATGCCTGTCCAAAAGCTGAGGGCATGATGATGATGATACGGTCAATGAGTCCAGACGTTCTTATTGTGGATGAGATAGGTAGGGAAGAAGATGTCAGTGCTGTAATGGAGGCAGTATATGCGGGTGTTACAGTTATTTCAACAGTGCATGGAGATTCAGTTAGAGATGTTTTAAGAAGACCTACTATAAAGAAACTCATCACACATGAAGCCTTTCATTCAGCTATTGAATTGACTCATGTTGGTAAGAGAGGGACTAGCATCTCATTGGCTCGCTCTGCTTTTAAAAATAACGTGGTGATAAGAACATGA
- the spoIIIAB gene encoding stage III sporulation protein AB, producing MIWLGAAIIILTSTGVGWELSKRLERRTTLLRHMKVALETLDTEVAFAMMPLWEAFEQIAKQLPAPAKNFLNGVSTRLKNNEESTQQAWEEELNSWKTSVDLDAKDIDILKQFGQTLGRQDIEGQRKQIQLTQAYLETMEQTALETQKKYESMYRSLGLLGGLLLVIMLL from the coding sequence ATGATATGGTTAGGAGCGGCTATCATCATTCTCACGTCTACGGGTGTAGGGTGGGAGTTGTCAAAAAGATTAGAGAGACGAACGACTTTGCTGCGCCATATGAAAGTTGCTCTTGAAACTCTCGATACAGAAGTTGCCTTTGCCATGATGCCTTTATGGGAAGCATTTGAGCAAATAGCCAAGCAATTGCCTGCTCCTGCTAAAAACTTTTTAAACGGGGTTTCAACACGTCTAAAAAACAATGAAGAATCCACACAACAGGCGTGGGAAGAAGAATTGAATAGTTGGAAAACAAGTGTTGACCTTGATGCAAAAGACATTGATATTTTGAAACAATTTGGACAAACGTTAGGGCGACAAGATATTGAAGGACAGCGTAAACAAATTCAATTAACTCAAGCATATTTAGAAACAATGGAGCAGACAGCTTTGGAAACTCAAAAAAAATATGAATCTATGTACCGCAGTTTAGGCCTTTTAGGGGGGTTATTATTAGTGATTATGCTTCTTTAA
- the spoIIIAC gene encoding stage III sporulation protein AC — MNYDVGLIFQIAGVGIVVAMIHTVLKQMGKEEIANWVTLIAFVVVLYMVATVIDDLFQKIRSVFLFQS; from the coding sequence TTGAACTATGATGTAGGGTTAATTTTTCAAATAGCCGGTGTTGGGATTGTTGTGGCAATGATTCATACTGTTTTAAAACAAATGGGAAAAGAAGAAATTGCTAATTGGGTAACACTCATTGCCTTTGTTGTGGTTCTTTACATGGTAGCGACAGTTATTGATGATCTATTTCAAAAAATAAGAAGTGTCTTTTTGTTCCAAAGCTGA
- the spoIIIAD gene encoding stage III sporulation protein AD has product MEIIQIVGLGMITTFLALVVKEQKPIFAFLLTIFTGVIIFAFLIDKIALLIEMIETLATEADINLVYVQTIFKIIGIAYIAEFGAQIARDAGQGSVASKIELAGKVLIMIMAIPIISVIIETVLTLIPAAMGDVG; this is encoded by the coding sequence ATGGAAATTATCCAGATTGTCGGTTTAGGGATGATTACGACGTTCCTAGCTCTTGTTGTTAAAGAGCAAAAACCGATCTTTGCCTTTCTTCTTACTATTTTTACTGGTGTTATAATATTTGCCTTTTTAATAGACAAAATTGCCCTATTAATTGAAATGATTGAAACATTAGCTACTGAAGCAGACATTAATCTCGTTTACGTACAAACCATCTTTAAAATTATTGGGATTGCCTATATTGCGGAATTTGGGGCACAAATTGCAAGAGATGCTGGTCAAGGCTCAGTAGCATCTAAAATTGAATTGGCTGGAAAAGTTCTCATTATGATCATGGCAATCCCTATCATATCCGTCATTATAGAGACCGTATTAACACTCATTCCGGCTGCAATGGGGGATGTAGGATGA
- the spoIIIAE gene encoding stage III sporulation protein AE has translation MKRTTFVCLFFSFFFIFSGTSLADEEDSLSDDDLMEEQLNYLDLEEISDFWDVVRHEYDGFLPETQKKEFTELFRDNGHFSITEWLKGFLNYFFHEIITHGRLIGTLILLTVFSLILVHLQQAFEKHTISKVAYAVTYMVLMIIALNSFYVAVELTESTISTMSHFMTALIPLILVLMATVGSITSVSLFHPIIMFIVHTSGVFVQYFILPLLLLSTILSIVSTMTDHYKVSKLASLLRTIAVGSLGIFLTVFLGVMSVQGAAAAVTDGIAVRTAKFVTGNFIPVVGRMFTDAADTVMGASLLLKNTIGILGLLILLIVCTFPALKVLAISVVYSFASAILQPLGGGPVIECLAIIGKNILFVFATLAAVSLMFFLSITIMIISGNLSIMLR, from the coding sequence ATGAAACGAACAACGTTTGTATGCCTTTTCTTTTCTTTTTTTTTCATTTTTTCAGGGACGAGCCTTGCTGATGAGGAAGATTCACTTAGTGACGATGACTTAATGGAAGAACAACTAAACTATTTAGATTTAGAGGAAATTAGTGATTTTTGGGATGTTGTACGTCACGAGTATGATGGCTTTCTTCCTGAGACACAAAAAAAAGAATTTACTGAACTATTTAGGGATAATGGTCATTTTTCTATTACAGAATGGCTAAAAGGCTTTTTAAATTATTTTTTTCATGAAATTATTACACACGGCCGTTTAATAGGAACATTAATTTTATTAACTGTCTTTAGCTTAATACTCGTTCATCTTCAGCAAGCATTTGAAAAGCACACGATTAGTAAAGTGGCTTACGCAGTGACATATATGGTTCTAATGATCATTGCCCTTAATAGTTTTTATGTGGCAGTTGAACTCACGGAATCAACTATTTCAACGATGAGTCATTTCATGACAGCACTAATTCCGTTAATACTCGTACTGATGGCAACGGTAGGCAGCATCACCTCTGTGTCCCTTTTTCATCCGATCATCATGTTTATTGTTCATACAAGCGGGGTGTTCGTTCAATATTTTATCCTTCCTCTTTTATTACTTTCTACAATTTTATCTATCGTGAGTACGATGACAGATCACTATAAAGTATCGAAACTAGCAAGTTTATTACGAACAATCGCCGTGGGCAGCTTAGGTATTTTCTTAACCGTCTTTTTAGGTGTTATGTCTGTTCAAGGTGCCGCCGCCGCAGTAACTGATGGCATTGCTGTTCGGACAGCAAAATTTGTTACAGGAAATTTTATTCCCGTAGTTGGGAGAATGTTCACAGATGCGGCTGATACCGTCATGGGCGCTTCATTGCTTTTGAAAAATACAATCGGTATTTTAGGCCTGCTTATTTTGCTAATTGTATGTACGTTTCCAGCCTTAAAAGTGTTGGCTATCTCCGTAGTCTATTCGTTTGCATCAGCGATCTTACAACCATTAGGAGGGGGGCCTGTCATTGAATGTTTGGCAATTATCGGCAAAAATATTTTGTTCGTCTTTGCGACTTTAGCCGCCGTTTCTCTCATGTTTTTTCTCTCGATTACAATAATGATTATTTCGGGTAATTTATCAATCATGCTTAGATGA
- the spoIIIAF gene encoding stage III sporulation protein AF — MGLVINWITNIILLILFATVLELLLPNASTHRYIKLVIGLILLLILLQPVLSLFKMDTENVISQMEKWGQSLNADVENIDDLEKSDIESVSLAYISEQVAVQLKKQANAKLVEEYGKTIIDVNVTFHSLHEPTDKENFSGVEVTIAPAGASEESVEGEGDDENIHIAKIEIDNKTPEEDNTEEEREGTRDMRSRLSSIWEVPEDLITLYEEGGDNK; from the coding sequence GTGGGGTTAGTGATTAATTGGATCACAAATATTATATTACTTATATTATTCGCCACAGTCCTTGAACTTTTATTGCCTAATGCTTCTACACACCGGTATATTAAGTTAGTTATCGGGCTCATTTTATTGCTTATTTTACTACAGCCAGTTTTATCACTATTTAAAATGGATACTGAAAATGTTATTAGTCAAATGGAGAAATGGGGTCAATCACTTAACGCTGATGTGGAAAATATAGACGACCTAGAAAAATCAGATATAGAATCTGTTTCTCTTGCATATATTTCTGAACAAGTGGCTGTCCAATTAAAAAAACAAGCCAACGCCAAGCTGGTTGAAGAGTATGGGAAGACGATAATCGATGTGAATGTCACATTTCATTCTCTTCATGAACCGACAGATAAGGAGAACTTTTCAGGTGTTGAGGTGACAATTGCGCCAGCTGGTGCTAGTGAGGAAAGTGTTGAGGGCGAAGGAGATGATGAAAATATTCATATTGCCAAAATCGAGATTGATAACAAGACACCAGAAGAAGATAACACAGAAGAAGAGAGGGAGGGGACACGAGATATGAGAAGTCGCTTGTCATCGATATGGGAAGTTCCTGAAGATCTCATAACACTTTATGAAGAAGGCGGGGATAATAAATGA
- the spoIIIAG gene encoding stage III sporulation protein AG has protein sequence MTRKRWETSIFQSFSLKNKGKRIRLLYLLGLLVIGVVLMIIGSLFNQEEAYEPTLTMSETDDERREDVTTFKSDEQREESLDKEEYEAFYEKELTHALEEIVGVSNVTVMVNTTGTSKRIYQTNDSKKEQLTEETDSEGGSRKVTDSSIDEQVVIVRRGENEEPLLVESQKPDINGVLIVANGVDNIQVKTWVVEAVSRVLDIPSHRVSVMPRKQKEDAS, from the coding sequence ATGACTCGAAAGCGTTGGGAGACATCTATATTCCAGTCCTTTTCATTAAAAAATAAAGGGAAGAGAATCCGCTTATTATATTTACTGGGGTTATTAGTGATTGGAGTCGTCCTAATGATAATAGGAAGTCTTTTTAACCAAGAAGAAGCTTATGAGCCAACACTCACGATGAGCGAAACAGATGATGAAAGAAGGGAGGATGTTACCACCTTTAAGTCGGATGAGCAAAGGGAAGAATCTCTTGACAAAGAAGAATATGAGGCATTTTATGAAAAGGAATTAACTCATGCTTTAGAAGAAATTGTCGGTGTTTCAAATGTAACAGTGATGGTAAATACCACAGGTACAAGTAAACGTATTTATCAAACAAACGATTCAAAAAAAGAACAACTCACAGAAGAAACAGATAGTGAAGGCGGCAGCCGAAAAGTCACCGATAGTTCTATTGATGAACAAGTAGTGATCGTTAGAAGAGGAGAAAATGAAGAGCCACTACTTGTGGAGTCACAAAAGCCGGACATTAATGGTGTATTGATCGTAGCAAATGGTGTTGATAACATCCAAGTGAAAACGTGGGTAGTTGAGGCAGTTAGTAGGGTGCTTGATATTCCTTCACATAGAGTGTCGGTAATGCCAAGAAAACAAAAGGAGGATGCTTCATGA
- a CDS encoding SpoIIIAH-like family protein, with translation MILKRQTVWLLTMLSLIIVLSVYYISMDRVQETQTAVTDIEETTNDEAMEEELEFEWVDGEDITFVELDDVEDVLGDAGLSEQMNTDEMFDTIRLQRQDARGRLNEEYTNVIVSAETDPEIQVEALEKIENLQAMSQQEEMVETIIRSKGYEDALVMTEDNQVNIYVKSNELTTEQVTELNQLAYEHLGIESIRVGFHPGD, from the coding sequence ATGATTTTAAAAAGACAAACGGTATGGTTATTAACAATGTTAAGTTTGATTATTGTCCTTTCGGTGTATTATATTTCAATGGATCGCGTGCAAGAGACGCAAACAGCTGTTACAGATATTGAAGAAACAACTAACGATGAGGCGATGGAGGAAGAGTTAGAATTCGAATGGGTAGATGGAGAAGATATTACATTTGTGGAACTAGACGATGTAGAAGATGTTTTAGGGGACGCTGGATTATCGGAACAGATGAATACCGATGAAATGTTTGATACAATTCGCTTGCAGCGTCAAGACGCAAGAGGACGATTAAACGAAGAGTATACGAATGTTATAGTTTCGGCGGAAACCGATCCAGAAATTCAAGTTGAAGCACTTGAAAAAATCGAAAACCTTCAAGCAATGTCCCAACAGGAAGAAATGGTTGAGACGATCATTCGATCAAAAGGATATGAAGATGCTCTCGTGATGACAGAAGACAATCAAGTTAATATTTATGTAAAATCAAATGAATTAACAACTGAGCAAGTAACTGAGCTCAACCAACTAGCCTATGAGCATTTAGGTATTGAGTCAATTAGAGTTGGATTTCACCCTGGAGATTAA
- the accB gene encoding acetyl-CoA carboxylase biotin carboxyl carrier protein, with protein sequence MLNIEEIRELIKLVDESSIDEFKYEHNGAKVAMKKNSVASTSYSTVPTPSSDSQKGVALSQHNETPDEKQSESVTPASNDTQVSETPSSAGLHTITSPMVGTFYNSPSPESDPYVKKGDRIGSDSVVCIVEAMKLMNEIEAEVKGEIVEVLVENGQLVEYGQELFLVKPE encoded by the coding sequence ATGCTAAATATTGAAGAAATACGTGAACTAATCAAGTTAGTTGATGAGTCGAGTATTGATGAATTTAAATATGAACATAATGGCGCAAAAGTAGCCATGAAAAAAAATAGTGTAGCGAGTACTAGTTATTCCACAGTACCAACGCCTTCAAGTGACTCTCAAAAAGGAGTAGCACTATCTCAACACAACGAGACGCCTGACGAAAAACAGAGTGAAAGCGTGACACCTGCTAGTAATGACACGCAAGTATCTGAAACCCCTTCAAGTGCAGGATTACATACAATAACCTCGCCGATGGTAGGGACATTTTATAACTCACCATCACCAGAGTCTGATCCTTATGTAAAAAAGGGAGATCGCATCGGAAGTGATTCAGTTGTATGTATCGTTGAAGCAATGAAGTTAATGAATGAAATTGAAGCTGAAGTCAAGGGGGAAATTGTTGAAGTCCTCGTTGAAAATGGACAGTTAGTCGAATACGGCCAAGAACTTTTCCTAGTGAAGCCGGAGTAG